One window of Caldisericum exile AZM16c01 genomic DNA carries:
- the dcd gene encoding dCTP deaminase, producing the protein MGLKSDKWIKEKALKEKMIEPFVDHLVSNGVISYGLSSYGYDMRIANEFKVFTGAIGKEVAIVDPKKFDKDLLQDYTGDFVIIPPNSYVLGRSVEYFRIPRNVHCIVLGKSTYARSGIIVNITPLESGWCGFVTIEISNATPLPVKVYANEGIAQVLFFEGDEPCEVSYEDRHGKYQNQQGIILPKVNKDG; encoded by the coding sequence ATGGGATTAAAAAGCGACAAGTGGATTAAAGAAAAGGCTTTAAAAGAAAAAATGATTGAACCATTCGTGGACCATCTTGTCTCCAATGGTGTAATTTCTTACGGCCTTTCTTCATATGGCTATGATATGCGTATTGCAAATGAATTCAAGGTTTTTACGGGTGCAATCGGAAAAGAAGTTGCAATTGTTGATCCAAAAAAGTTCGATAAAGACCTTTTGCAGGACTACACTGGTGATTTTGTTATTATACCCCCAAATTCATATGTACTTGGAAGAAGTGTTGAATATTTTAGAATCCCAAGAAATGTTCATTGCATTGTTCTTGGGAAAAGCACATACGCTCGAAGCGGAATCATCGTTAACATTACTCCACTTGAATCAGGATGGTGCGGCTTTGTAACAATCGAAATTTCTAATGCTACACCACTTCCTGTAAAGGTTTACGCAAATGAAGGTATTGCGCAGGTACTTTTCTTTGAAGGCGATGAACCATGCGAAGTTTCATATGAAGATAGGCATGGAAAATATCAAAATCAACAGGGAATAATTCTCCCAAAGGTAAATAAAGATGGATAA
- the pth gene encoding aminoacyl-tRNA hydrolase translates to MHLIIGLGNIGKEYENTRHNVGFMVIDELSKAWKIKVNFAKFNALYGKGTVNISGNEYNIILAKPLTYMNLSGRAVKQLMDGFLVPSTHIIVIHDDLDLPLGTLRIKVGGSDAGHKGVRSIKELVEDPIIRVRIGIGRPINKEEVVNYVLEEFGKDEKFAILDVIKRSVKAIETIISKGVEVAQREFNQ, encoded by the coding sequence ATGCATTTAATAATTGGACTTGGAAATATTGGAAAAGAATACGAAAATACACGCCACAATGTTGGCTTTATGGTAATTGATGAGCTTTCAAAGGCATGGAAAATTAAAGTAAATTTTGCAAAGTTTAACGCCCTCTATGGAAAGGGAACCGTTAATATTAGTGGGAATGAATACAACATTATTCTTGCAAAGCCTTTAACGTATATGAACCTCTCAGGAAGAGCTGTTAAGCAGCTTATGGATGGTTTTTTGGTGCCATCAACACATATAATAGTTATTCACGACGATCTTGATTTGCCACTTGGGACGCTTAGGATAAAGGTAGGTGGATCCGATGCAGGGCACAAAGGTGTAAGATCCATCAAAGAACTTGTAGAGGACCCAATTATAAGGGTGCGCATTGGCATTGGAAGGCCAATCAATAAAGAAGAAGTTGTTAATTATGTCCTTGAAGAATTTGGGAAAGACGAAAAATTTGCTATTTTAGATGTCATTAAAAGATCAGTAAAAGCAATCGAAACAATCATCTCAAAAGGCGTTGAAGTAGCGCAAAGAGAATTTAACCAATGA
- a CDS encoding type IV pilus modification PilV family protein, with amino-acid sequence MKRKGFTLIELAVSIALISIVVLWSINIFTNLGKNESTSSDLEIATTLASLKVEEIKGYSYSELSSLSTPQTGTFPPPYDAFSYRIDFTSSSSSSNYYIRRATISIFKGNSTTPLIKMDANFLRKISDGANIGL; translated from the coding sequence ATGAAGAGAAAAGGGTTTACTCTCATTGAACTTGCCGTATCCATTGCGCTTATTTCAATAGTGGTGCTGTGGAGTATTAACATTTTTACTAACCTTGGCAAGAATGAATCTACAAGTTCCGACCTTGAGATTGCAACAACGCTTGCATCTTTAAAGGTTGAAGAGATAAAAGGCTATTCATATAGTGAACTTTCGTCTCTTTCAACACCGCAAACTGGCACATTCCCTCCGCCTTACGATGCCTTTTCTTATAGAATTGATTTTACATCTTCAAGTTCCTCTTCAAATTACTATATTAGGCGTGCAACAATTTCAATTTTTAAAGGAAATAGCACAACTCCTTTGATTAAAATGGATGCAAATTTCCTGAGGAAAATTTCTGATGGTGCAAATATCGGTTTGTAA
- a CDS encoding DegV family protein encodes MIKIVTDTTAYFNEDELSKYDIKIVPLYVKNEKGQWKERFEITDDEFYKRLKSGEKFETSQPSPQDFVDVYKPLLEEGHEIVSIHISTGLSGTVNSANAAKTLLQTDKITVIDSKSSSANLLRKVLLAYDLANKGYTREQIAEEIEKSYSRIFGFFLPMDIQYLERGGRISHFQSKISTALKLYFIVHLNEGRIDFYKFGRTRKGSTEELINIIKGLKNKFREFEYIDTIYGENVEEGEEFRQRVEDTFGQKVTKYRIGPVLGAHLGPEFLGIGVVCKNKEVK; translated from the coding sequence ATGATAAAAATAGTAACAGATACGACTGCGTATTTTAATGAAGATGAATTGAGTAAATACGACATAAAAATTGTTCCACTTTATGTAAAAAACGAAAAGGGGCAGTGGAAAGAGAGATTTGAGATTACAGACGATGAATTTTATAAGAGACTTAAAAGCGGCGAAAAATTTGAGACTTCTCAACCTTCTCCGCAGGATTTTGTAGACGTTTATAAGCCATTACTCGAAGAAGGACACGAAATTGTTTCGATACATATCTCGACGGGACTTTCTGGAACTGTGAATTCTGCAAATGCAGCAAAAACACTCCTTCAAACTGATAAAATTACTGTAATTGATTCAAAATCATCTTCTGCAAACCTTTTAAGAAAGGTACTTCTTGCATATGACCTTGCAAACAAAGGCTACACAAGAGAACAAATTGCAGAAGAAATAGAAAAGTCTTATTCAAGAATCTTTGGGTTTTTCCTACCTATGGATATTCAATACCTTGAAAGAGGCGGACGCATAAGCCATTTTCAAAGCAAAATATCCACTGCTTTAAAACTATACTTTATCGTTCATCTGAATGAGGGTCGTATTGACTTTTACAAATTTGGAAGAACAAGAAAAGGCTCAACAGAAGAACTTATTAATATTATAAAAGGATTAAAAAATAAGTTCAGAGAATTTGAATATATTGATACAATATATGGGGAAAATGTGGAAGAAGGAGAGGAATTTAGACAAAGAGTTGAAGATACTTTTGGCCAAAAGGTAACAAAATATAGAATCGGGCCTGTTTTAGGTGCTCACCTTGGTCCTGAGTTTTTGGGAATAGGAGTAGTTTGCAAAAATAAGGAGGTGAAATAA
- a CDS encoding type II secretion system F family protein: MSEFRYIAVDKNGKTVKGQINASSKNEVHAILERKGLYPLEIKEFRASKIKLNLSFGVSKVNDEALILFTSELATLIQSGLTIVDALQGLYDQEENPTLKKIIMDIKENIEGGTSISNAFKKYPSVFSSIYTSLLTVGEATGRLDKVLFGIYQYLERDLDIRRKISSAFAYPKFVVIVVTGVVIFMLSVVLPRFTAMFTAAGANLPTPTRILLSVSNFIRFKWYIIVAVIVMFYAIYRIIYSTKKGRLAIDLLKLKIPLFGRINKFGSLSRFVRSLALISGSGYNILDGLMIASSVANNAYIIKEIEEVAKDIRSGESFSESLTHRSFFPRVMVQMVSVGERSGLLDSSLERLADLWDRSLDYTLRNLASKIEPALIVILGVIVGFIALAMYLPMFTLPSLINK; the protein is encoded by the coding sequence ATGAGCGAATTTAGATACATTGCCGTTGATAAAAATGGGAAAACCGTAAAAGGTCAAATTAATGCCTCTTCAAAAAACGAAGTTCATGCAATTCTTGAAAGAAAGGGACTGTATCCTCTCGAAATAAAGGAGTTTAGGGCTTCAAAAATAAAATTAAATCTAAGTTTCGGTGTGTCAAAGGTTAATGATGAAGCATTAATCCTTTTTACAAGCGAACTTGCAACGCTTATCCAGTCTGGCTTAACAATAGTTGATGCACTTCAAGGACTTTACGACCAGGAAGAAAATCCAACTTTAAAAAAGATAATTATGGATATAAAGGAAAATATCGAGGGAGGAACTTCCATAAGTAACGCCTTTAAGAAATATCCAAGTGTGTTTTCTTCAATTTATACAAGTTTGCTTACTGTGGGAGAGGCAACAGGGCGTCTGGACAAAGTCTTGTTTGGAATTTATCAATATCTTGAAAGAGATTTAGACATTCGAAGGAAGATTTCGAGTGCCTTCGCATATCCAAAATTTGTGGTAATTGTTGTTACAGGTGTTGTAATATTTATGCTTTCGGTTGTTTTACCGAGATTCACTGCAATGTTTACTGCGGCTGGTGCAAATTTGCCAACTCCAACAAGAATTTTGCTTTCTGTGAGCAACTTTATACGCTTTAAGTGGTATATAATTGTTGCTGTAATTGTGATGTTTTACGCTATTTACAGAATCATTTATTCTACAAAAAAGGGGCGCCTTGCAATTGATTTACTAAAATTGAAAATACCACTTTTTGGGCGGATAAATAAATTTGGAAGCCTTTCAAGGTTTGTGCGTTCCCTTGCTCTTATTAGTGGAAGTGGTTATAACATTTTAGATGGTCTTATGATTGCGTCTTCTGTTGCAAATAACGCCTATATAATAAAAGAAATTGAAGAAGTTGCTAAAGATATACGATCAGGAGAAAGTTTCTCAGAATCTCTTACACACAGAAGTTTTTTCCCAAGGGTTATGGTGCAGATGGTATCAGTTGGCGAAAGATCAGGGCTTCTCGATTCATCCTTAGAGCGCCTTGCAGATTTGTGGGATAGATCCCTTGATTACACGCTTAGAAATCTTGCCTCAAAGATTGAGCCTGCACTAATTGTTATCCTCGGTGTAATCGTTGGATTTATTGCACTTGCAATGTATCTTCCAATGTTTACTTTGCCAAGTCTTATAAACAAGTAG
- a CDS encoding DegV family protein, producing MQKVKIVTDSTCYMPKAYLEKYDIKVVPLYVRFGDEVYREGVDMSHDEFYRKLHETNILPETTQPAPEDFESVYRDLLKDGYEIISIHISAGLSGTINSANAAKEALQSDKIHIFDSKFTSMGLGYQILEIAKMLFEDNMPLSDVLNIIPTLYKHMNIYFLVPDLFWLARLGRIGKAKALLGTVVKIKPILFFDEGIVNVLEQPRTLERGKERMIELTKEKVTKFGLKYITVAYGENLEEAEQYKDFLEREFNKSVSLTQLGPVIGTHTGPQVLSIHFYTERI from the coding sequence ATGCAAAAAGTAAAAATTGTAACTGACTCAACCTGTTACATGCCAAAGGCATACTTAGAAAAGTATGATATAAAAGTTGTCCCTCTTTATGTAAGATTTGGTGATGAAGTTTACCGTGAAGGCGTGGACATGTCTCACGATGAGTTCTATAGAAAATTGCATGAGACAAACATCCTTCCAGAAACAACACAACCTGCACCTGAAGATTTTGAGAGTGTCTATCGGGACCTTCTTAAAGATGGATACGAAATAATTTCTATTCATATTTCAGCAGGATTATCGGGCACTATAAACTCTGCAAATGCAGCAAAGGAAGCACTTCAAAGCGACAAAATCCATATCTTTGATTCAAAGTTTACATCGATGGGACTGGGATATCAAATTCTTGAAATTGCTAAGATGCTCTTCGAAGATAATATGCCCTTAAGCGATGTCTTGAATATTATCCCCACTCTATACAAGCACATGAATATATATTTTCTTGTCCCAGATTTGTTTTGGCTTGCTCGTCTTGGAAGAATCGGAAAAGCAAAAGCACTTCTTGGAACAGTTGTAAAAATTAAGCCAATCCTATTCTTTGATGAAGGTATAGTAAATGTCCTCGAACAACCTCGAACTCTTGAAAGAGGGAAAGAAAGAATGATCGAACTTACAAAAGAGAAAGTTACAAAATTTGGACTTAAATACATTACTGTTGCATACGGAGAAAATCTTGAAGAGGCTGAACAATACAAAGATTTTCTTGAAAGAGAATTTAATAAATCCGTTTCACTTACACAACTTGGACCAGTTATAGGAACCCATACTGGTCCTCAAGTCCTTTCAATACATTTCTACACAGAAAGGATTTAG
- the pilM gene encoding pilus assembly protein PilM, with protein MGEKLLGVSISENAIRCALVERGEEITIKSLFEISFDDFNNVSQNKEVIDSLKAFLRKNRYDSCAISLPASAVLTRLKTVPKLPQEKIVKLIQTEIRDYAIFEGENVSLGFAELEKTEEGVEVIWAATKESTLLSTLNFLHKVGIKTRRITIPQLAIAEFIDELYKDDSYAVVNVDRATTTLTVSKGKRIIFNYTQDVGFQAFKENDVSLKGTWVGNIVSSLNYVSRNLNIAIKKIYLVINNSESFDMLPYLTGRVPIPVLLLTLPENVSFEDESDFIKYQKTGGNEFVVAVGLALSSLIKRGEAYYLSLTEHFLREKLSERLKVLTMVLVLVVVNGAFALAYPYLSGSLKSTTEKLNSVKKSISEISKPVLDVNKLQLELQAVNGTLNSLKNLEVSIYTLPKYSLVLKELQSLSPQGVSLIELALKEDGSVSLRGTSNTFKNVFNFEENLSGAKYLKNATVLEIIKDKEGSNIFSMEMQMRKAK; from the coding sequence ATGGGTGAGAAACTTTTAGGTGTTTCAATTAGTGAAAATGCGATAAGGTGTGCACTTGTTGAAAGAGGCGAAGAAATTACCATTAAATCGCTCTTTGAAATAAGTTTTGATGATTTTAACAATGTTTCGCAGAATAAAGAAGTTATAGATTCTTTGAAGGCATTCCTAAGAAAAAATCGATACGATAGTTGTGCAATTTCTCTTCCCGCAAGTGCAGTCCTTACAAGGCTTAAAACCGTTCCAAAACTTCCGCAAGAAAAAATTGTAAAACTCATTCAAACAGAGATAAGAGATTATGCAATTTTTGAAGGTGAAAATGTTTCTCTCGGATTTGCTGAATTGGAGAAAACTGAGGAAGGTGTTGAGGTTATTTGGGCTGCAACAAAAGAGTCAACACTTCTTTCAACTTTAAATTTTCTTCATAAGGTAGGCATAAAAACAAGGAGGATAACGATTCCTCAACTTGCAATTGCTGAGTTTATAGACGAACTATACAAAGATGATTCCTATGCAGTTGTAAATGTTGATAGGGCTACAACAACTCTTACGGTTTCTAAAGGAAAGAGAATCATCTTCAATTATACTCAGGATGTTGGTTTCCAAGCGTTTAAGGAAAACGATGTTTCTTTGAAAGGCACTTGGGTTGGGAATATTGTTTCATCTCTCAATTATGTGTCAAGAAATTTGAATATTGCCATTAAGAAGATTTATCTTGTAATTAATAACAGTGAAAGTTTTGATATGTTGCCATATCTAACAGGAAGGGTTCCCATACCAGTGTTGTTATTGACACTTCCTGAAAATGTGTCATTTGAAGATGAAAGTGACTTTATAAAGTATCAGAAAACTGGTGGAAATGAGTTTGTTGTTGCAGTTGGCCTTGCGTTATCTTCACTTATTAAAAGAGGTGAAGCGTATTATTTATCTCTTACAGAGCACTTTCTAAGAGAAAAATTGTCAGAGCGCCTAAAAGTTCTTACAATGGTTCTTGTTCTTGTTGTCGTAAATGGTGCATTTGCTTTAGCATACCCATATCTTTCTGGTAGTTTAAAATCGACAACAGAAAAGTTAAATAGTGTTAAGAAGTCCATAAGTGAGATTTCAAAGCCTGTTTTGGATGTAAATAAATTGCAATTAGAGTTGCAGGCAGTAAATGGAACTTTGAATTCTTTAAAAAATCTGGAGGTGTCAATTTATACACTTCCTAAATATTCTCTTGTTTTAAAGGAATTACAGAGTTTATCGCCGCAGGGTGTATCTTTAATCGAACTTGCGCTTAAAGAAGATGGTTCAGTTTCGTTAAGAGGCACATCAAATACATTCAAAAATGTGTTTAACTTTGAGGAGAATCTTTCAGGTGCAAAATACCTGAAAAATGCAACTGTTCTTGAGATAATTAAAGATAAGGAAGGTTCAAATATCTTTAGCATGGAGATGCAAATGAGGAAGGCAAAATGA
- the rsmG gene encoding 16S rRNA (guanine(527)-N(7))-methyltransferase RsmG, whose product MEIIPSYGFYQYLKLLSNAPKRVVLMSPKDNLDVLYKKHIDEAKLYLPYIGDSMEVLDLGSGAGFPGIPLAIMKPQSQFYLLDKRKTHTDFLRNVITILNLTNVKVINLDAELLKRKNLTFEVVVARAVNRIDVILSWIKDNLKSNGTVVLGKKKDIENELKTIKSPFHLKELIETSFGYLVVIKKL is encoded by the coding sequence ATGGAAATAATCCCTTCATATGGGTTTTACCAGTATTTAAAATTACTGAGTAATGCTCCCAAAAGGGTTGTCCTTATGAGCCCGAAAGACAACTTAGATGTTCTCTATAAAAAGCACATTGATGAAGCAAAACTTTATTTGCCATATATTGGTGATAGTATGGAAGTTCTTGACTTAGGAAGTGGAGCAGGATTTCCTGGAATTCCACTTGCTATAATGAAGCCGCAAAGTCAATTCTATCTTCTTGATAAAAGAAAAACTCATACGGATTTTTTGAGAAATGTTATCACCATACTTAACCTTACAAACGTAAAAGTAATTAACCTTGATGCAGAACTTCTTAAAAGAAAAAATCTTACTTTTGAGGTGGTTGTTGCAAGGGCAGTTAATAGGATTGATGTAATTCTTTCGTGGATCAAAGACAACCTTAAATCAAACGGCACTGTTGTACTTGGGAAGAAAAAGGATATAGAGAACGAATTAAAAACAATAAAGTCGCCTTTTCATTTAAAAGAACTTATAGAAACTTCTTTTGGTTATCTTGTCGTAATAAAAAAGCTATAG
- a CDS encoding class II glutamine amidotransferase produces the protein MCRILFVESNKENIETVYSLIDALVKASQSDNTYGETPTSHQDGFGYVLFGKNGEKLSQIYTRSTSPIFESPLEIRIFKDTLARFEKFAFGFHVRKKSAGEVNLINTHPYMFSLPNGINLFFMHNGTLDKPRIMKEFLIELPNVLSDSFTFSYILSRNFENLLSLKELLKNGVKFVMKDSGFNTITLILNGSKLDAIITAYYTGKKEYYKAYLIEEKGLTSFMSSTLKQYLDDTIKRKLKVIGEEPFLGTLITVENLLSDNTSITKEQFLFK, from the coding sequence ATGTGCCGAATACTTTTTGTAGAAAGCAACAAGGAAAATATTGAAACAGTATATTCGCTTATTGACGCTCTGGTTAAAGCATCTCAATCTGACAATACCTATGGAGAAACCCCTACAAGCCATCAGGATGGTTTTGGATATGTCCTTTTTGGAAAAAATGGTGAAAAATTATCACAAATTTACACAAGGTCAACAAGTCCTATTTTTGAAAGTCCTTTAGAAATCAGAATATTCAAAGACACGTTAGCACGTTTTGAGAAATTTGCATTTGGATTTCATGTAAGAAAAAAATCCGCAGGTGAAGTAAATTTAATCAACACACATCCCTATATGTTTTCGCTTCCAAATGGGATTAACCTCTTCTTCATGCACAATGGAACTCTTGACAAACCTCGAATTATGAAAGAATTTCTGATAGAGCTACCAAACGTTCTTTCAGATTCATTTACATTTTCATACATACTCTCAAGAAATTTTGAGAATCTACTCAGCTTAAAGGAGCTCCTTAAAAACGGTGTAAAGTTTGTGATGAAAGATAGCGGCTTTAACACGATAACGCTCATTTTAAACGGATCAAAACTTGATGCAATAATCACAGCCTACTATACAGGCAAAAAGGAATATTACAAAGCCTACTTAATTGAAGAAAAAGGTCTTACTTCATTTATGTCAAGCACATTAAAGCAGTATCTTGATGACACCATCAAAAGAAAACTTAAAGTTATTGGCGAAGAACCTTTTCTCGGCACGCTTATCACAGTTGAAAATCTTCTCTCCGATAATACTTCGATAACAAAAGAGCAATTTCTATTTAAATAA
- a CDS encoding alpha/beta hydrolase, with protein MSEIWEEGKPFSSIGNKDIGVLVLQGFTGTVGSIIYLAKFLAVQGYHVEAPRLSGHATKWEDLNKVKYSDWLNDVEIAYKKLQERTKNIFVAGLSMGGALTLYMLERHPEIKGGALINHIVVLNDPKVKLLPILSIFVKSMPAISSDIKDPTVKEPAYDRTPTRGAYEMVKLLNIVQKDLKKITQPLLILKSREDHVVPLENVDYTLNNVSSKDVKVIYLENSYHVATMDYDKDLINNYVKEFIETYL; from the coding sequence ATGAGTGAAATTTGGGAGGAAGGAAAGCCTTTTAGTAGTATTGGAAATAAAGATATTGGCGTGCTCGTTTTGCAGGGATTCACGGGGACTGTTGGAAGCATAATTTATCTTGCTAAGTTTCTTGCAGTGCAGGGTTACCACGTTGAGGCACCACGTTTAAGCGGACATGCAACCAAATGGGAAGACCTCAACAAAGTAAAATACAGTGATTGGCTTAACGATGTTGAAATTGCCTACAAAAAACTTCAAGAAAGAACTAAGAACATTTTTGTTGCTGGACTTTCAATGGGTGGTGCGCTAACTCTTTACATGCTTGAGCGTCACCCTGAAATAAAGGGAGGTGCCCTTATTAACCATATTGTTGTTCTAAATGACCCAAAGGTAAAGCTTCTCCCAATTTTAAGTATCTTTGTAAAGTCAATGCCTGCAATTAGCTCAGATATAAAAGATCCAACCGTTAAAGAACCTGCATACGACAGGACACCAACACGTGGAGCATATGAAATGGTAAAACTTCTAAATATTGTGCAAAAAGACCTTAAAAAAATAACACAACCACTACTTATTTTGAAGTCAAGAGAGGACCACGTTGTGCCACTTGAAAATGTAGATTATACGCTTAACAATGTTTCCTCTAAGGATGTAAAAGTTATCTATCTTGAAAACTCATACCACGTTGCAACAATGGACTACGACAAAGACCTTATTAATAATTATGTAAAGGAGTTTATTGAAACATATCTATAG
- a CDS encoding GspE/PulE family protein, whose amino-acid sequence MTGNLKLGEILLNEGKISKEQLESALLEQAKTGRKLGEILIERGLITPTELSKLLERQSSIPSISLEEIQPDPNISSVLPELFVRVNKVLPLRRINDALEVAVVPPINPEVLENVKLLTGLKVKPYIISDSEFDRALNKIYSIETKVDKVISTIGRKREEAQIRVISEVPTGAEPTTVNLANSIISDAIGRNASDIHIDPQQNIAKVRYRIDGIMYDILSIPKEIAESIVSLIKVNSGMDIAERRRPQDGHFSAKHEDEFYDFRVSSMGTSFGEKLNIRILSKQKLLMPLERLGMLKEQFDVFLNLIKRPYGIILVTGPTGSGKTTTLYSAISTLNTGEKEIITLEDPVEYNISGIVQIQINEEAGITFASGLRSILRLDPDIVMVGEIRDLETAKIAVEASLTGHLVFASIHTNDAASTPIRLLNLGVEPYLLASSLAGVIAQRLVRVICPNCKREYTADQSEKEVFLHELKVDVDKLFTGEGCPICGETGYKGRTGIFEIMEVNESIRELIEKSAPYNKIKEEAIRSNMISMRQAGLIKARAGITTLKEVERVAGL is encoded by the coding sequence ATGACCGGAAATCTTAAACTCGGAGAAATCCTTCTTAATGAGGGAAAAATATCAAAAGAACAACTTGAGAGTGCACTTCTTGAACAGGCTAAAACAGGAAGAAAATTGGGTGAGATTTTAATCGAAAGAGGACTTATAACACCAACGGAATTATCAAAGCTTCTCGAAAGACAATCAAGTATTCCTTCTATTTCGCTTGAAGAAATACAACCTGATCCGAATATTTCAAGTGTGCTTCCCGAACTTTTTGTAAGAGTAAATAAGGTTTTGCCATTAAGAAGGATAAATGATGCTCTTGAAGTAGCAGTTGTTCCACCAATAAATCCTGAAGTTCTTGAGAATGTGAAGTTGCTTACCGGTCTTAAGGTAAAACCTTACATTATAAGTGATAGTGAATTTGACAGGGCGCTTAACAAAATATACTCCATTGAAACAAAAGTTGATAAAGTGATCTCAACAATTGGAAGAAAAAGAGAAGAGGCACAAATTCGTGTAATTTCAGAGGTGCCTACAGGTGCAGAACCAACAACAGTAAATCTTGCAAATTCAATTATATCGGATGCTATCGGAAGAAATGCCTCTGATATTCATATCGACCCGCAACAAAATATTGCAAAGGTGCGTTATAGAATTGATGGCATTATGTATGATATTTTGAGTATTCCTAAAGAGATTGCAGAGTCAATTGTGTCTCTTATAAAAGTGAATTCCGGTATGGATATTGCAGAAAGACGTCGTCCTCAGGATGGTCATTTTTCTGCAAAACACGAAGATGAATTCTACGATTTTAGGGTATCCTCAATGGGAACATCTTTTGGGGAAAAATTAAATATAAGAATTCTAAGTAAGCAAAAATTACTGATGCCCCTTGAGCGACTCGGGATGCTCAAAGAACAGTTTGATGTATTTTTGAATCTTATAAAGCGCCCATATGGTATTATTCTTGTAACAGGCCCAACAGGGTCTGGAAAAACTACCACTCTTTATTCTGCAATTTCAACGCTTAATACAGGAGAGAAAGAAATAATAACTCTCGAAGATCCTGTTGAATATAACATTAGTGGTATTGTCCAAATCCAAATTAACGAAGAGGCAGGTATCACATTTGCATCTGGCCTAAGGTCGATCTTAAGACTTGACCCAGATATCGTGATGGTTGGAGAAATTAGAGACCTTGAAACAGCAAAAATTGCGGTTGAGGCATCTCTAACTGGACATCTTGTATTTGCCTCCATTCATACAAACGATGCAGCATCAACTCCTATAAGGCTTCTTAATCTTGGGGTTGAGCCCTACTTACTTGCTTCATCACTTGCAGGAGTTATCGCTCAAAGGCTTGTGCGTGTCATTTGTCCAAATTGTAAAAGGGAATATACGGCAGATCAATCTGAAAAAGAGGTTTTTTTACATGAACTAAAGGTTGATGTTGATAAACTTTTTACAGGTGAAGGGTGCCCTATCTGTGGCGAGACAGGATACAAAGGAAGGACTGGCATTTTTGAGATAATGGAAGTAAACGAGAGTATTAGGGAACTTATAGAAAAATCTGCTCCTTACAATAAAATAAAAGAAGAGGCAATTAGGTCTAACATGATTTCGATGAGACAGGCAGGCTTAATCAAGGCAAGAGCAGGCATTACTACACTTAAAGAAGTTGAAAGAGTTGCAGGCTTATGA
- a CDS encoding type IV pilus modification PilV family protein translates to MVQISVCNSSKTLKRKGFTLVEIAIVITLILVLAIPIGVLLMNYTQGNIFSSSYIKEQYYANVIMQDIEQRIRRGDMGSITFSNYTLSFTYTDANTDGSKKETLYCVYALENANTTSAIFKRGISTSSNPTTTIFPTGLEAGIIQDFNVSIGTSAPYYVEIKILTKSNFTLANKVYLLNYGR, encoded by the coding sequence ATGGTGCAAATATCGGTTTGTAATTCAAGTAAGACATTGAAAAGAAAAGGTTTTACTCTTGTTGAAATTGCAATCGTTATTACGCTAATTTTAGTCCTTGCAATTCCAATTGGGGTGCTCCTTATGAATTATACACAGGGAAACATTTTTAGTAGTTCTTACATAAAAGAGCAATATTATGCTAATGTGATTATGCAGGATATTGAGCAAAGGATAAGGCGAGGAGATATGGGAAGTATAACTTTTTCAAATTATACGCTCTCTTTTACTTATACTGATGCAAATACTGATGGAAGTAAGAAAGAAACTCTTTATTGTGTATATGCGCTGGAAAATGCAAATACTACGAGTGCTATTTTTAAAAGAGGGATAAGTACATCTTCAAATCCTACAACGACCATTTTTCCAACGGGACTTGAGGCAGGTATTATCCAAGATTTTAATGTTTCTATTGGAACTTCTGCCCCGTATTATGTAGAAATAAAAATTCTTACAAAATCAAACTTTACTTTGGCAAATAAAGTATATTTGTTAAACTATGGAAGGTAG